A DNA window from Castanea sativa cultivar Marrone di Chiusa Pesio chromosome 7, ASM4071231v1 contains the following coding sequences:
- the LOC142642290 gene encoding annexin Gh1-like isoform X1: MEWWLLQLLVDSPMDCSIINICGGTREPMESDNLIPCNGAINYERLVEMFVYRNSHEFKFICQTYSALYGQNVLHVISNIQRNNPFARAAYLRMIEPRERDAEIVRNSLFGNGSSVNLNTLIEIACSRPSSELQCIKQAYRSRYNSDLEQDVTTEINSGFKEILMAVLKSCRNYGGKVDMSMAMCDAKTLYEAVESGRSVDQKTIISLISQRNSGQVKAILLSCKQLYGNEFSKSMKQSKCGQFGKELRIVIRCIQNPERFFAKQLRMKSADAREILIRIVITRSEIDIKDINRAFATKTGSSLENLVRREFNNNKDKANDIVAGILVGLVNRN, translated from the exons ATGGAATGGTGGCTACTGCAGTTGCTAGTGGATTCTCCAATGGATTGTTCAATCATAAATATCTGCGGAGGAACGAGGGAACCAATGGAGTCTGACAACTTAATACCTT GCAATGGTGCAATCAACTACGAAAGGCTTGTGGAAATGTTCGTATACAGAAATTCTCATGAATTTAAGTTCATTTGCCAAACTTACAGTGCTCTTTATGGCCAGAATGTTCTTCATGTCATCTCAAATATTCAAAGGAATAATCCATTTGCT AGGGCAGCTTATCTTCGCATGATTGAACCACGAGAGCGTGATGCTGAAATAGTGAGGAACTCACTCTTTGGAAATGGAAGCAGTGTGAATCTTAACACTCTCATTGAGATTGCATGCAGTCGACCTTCTTCGGAGCTGCAGTGTATTAAGCAAGCCTACCGCTCAAGATACAATTCTGATCTTGAACAAGATGTCACAACAGAAATTAATAGCGGATTCAAAGAG ATTTTGATGGCAGTTTTGAAGTCTTGTCGCAACTATGGTGGGAAAGTGGACATGAGCATGGCCATGTGTGATGCCAAGACTCTGTATGAAGCTGTTGAAAGTGGGAGAAGTGTTGACCAAAAAACCATCATTTCACTTATAAGTCAACGAAACTCTGGCCAAGTTAAAGCCATTCTCCTCTCTTGCAAACAGCTTTATGGCAATGAATTCTCCAAGTCAATGAAGCAAAGCAAATGTGGGCAATTTGGAAAAGAGCTTCGAATTGTGATTCGTTGCATACAAAACCCTGAAAGGTTCTTTGCTAAGCAACTAAGAATGAAGAGTGCTGATGCTCGAGAGATATTGATTCGAATAGTTATTACCAGGTCTGAGATAGATATCAAAGACATTAACAGGGCTTTTGCAACAAAAACAGGCAGTTCCCTTGAGAACCTTGTCAGAAGGGAATTTAACAATAATAAAGACAAGGCTAATGACATTGTAGCTGGAATCTTGGTTGGACTAGTGAATcgtaattga
- the LOC142642290 gene encoding annexin Gh1-like isoform X2, translated as MSSSSFQSSEQYELDCQHLHNYLSGNGAINYERLVEMFVYRNSHEFKFICQTYSALYGQNVLHVISNIQRNNPFARAAYLRMIEPRERDAEIVRNSLFGNGSSVNLNTLIEIACSRPSSELQCIKQAYRSRYNSDLEQDVTTEINSGFKEILMAVLKSCRNYGGKVDMSMAMCDAKTLYEAVESGRSVDQKTIISLISQRNSGQVKAILLSCKQLYGNEFSKSMKQSKCGQFGKELRIVIRCIQNPERFFAKQLRMKSADAREILIRIVITRSEIDIKDINRAFATKTGSSLENLVRREFNNNKDKANDIVAGILVGLVNRN; from the exons ATGTCTAGCAGTTCTTTTCAAAGCTCTGAACAATATGAACTGGATTGCCAACATCTTCATAATTATTTATCTG GCAATGGTGCAATCAACTACGAAAGGCTTGTGGAAATGTTCGTATACAGAAATTCTCATGAATTTAAGTTCATTTGCCAAACTTACAGTGCTCTTTATGGCCAGAATGTTCTTCATGTCATCTCAAATATTCAAAGGAATAATCCATTTGCT AGGGCAGCTTATCTTCGCATGATTGAACCACGAGAGCGTGATGCTGAAATAGTGAGGAACTCACTCTTTGGAAATGGAAGCAGTGTGAATCTTAACACTCTCATTGAGATTGCATGCAGTCGACCTTCTTCGGAGCTGCAGTGTATTAAGCAAGCCTACCGCTCAAGATACAATTCTGATCTTGAACAAGATGTCACAACAGAAATTAATAGCGGATTCAAAGAG ATTTTGATGGCAGTTTTGAAGTCTTGTCGCAACTATGGTGGGAAAGTGGACATGAGCATGGCCATGTGTGATGCCAAGACTCTGTATGAAGCTGTTGAAAGTGGGAGAAGTGTTGACCAAAAAACCATCATTTCACTTATAAGTCAACGAAACTCTGGCCAAGTTAAAGCCATTCTCCTCTCTTGCAAACAGCTTTATGGCAATGAATTCTCCAAGTCAATGAAGCAAAGCAAATGTGGGCAATTTGGAAAAGAGCTTCGAATTGTGATTCGTTGCATACAAAACCCTGAAAGGTTCTTTGCTAAGCAACTAAGAATGAAGAGTGCTGATGCTCGAGAGATATTGATTCGAATAGTTATTACCAGGTCTGAGATAGATATCAAAGACATTAACAGGGCTTTTGCAACAAAAACAGGCAGTTCCCTTGAGAACCTTGTCAGAAGGGAATTTAACAATAATAAAGACAAGGCTAATGACATTGTAGCTGGAATCTTGGTTGGACTAGTGAATcgtaattga
- the LOC142642039 gene encoding uncharacterized protein LOC142642039, which produces MVGDGHVLGSNSNCSSHNSKKTKDNKNKKKKKKKRGGSKKKMTPEQTLAFKSVSEWVFLDHPSSSSSSLSFSAAASFLVDDFGVQKSLGKGGEKMVFDLHSHSKCSDGFLSPTKLVEKAHVNGVKVLALTDHDTMSGIPEALEAARRFGIKIIPGVEISTIFSPSEQSELEEPVHILAYYSSCGPKRIEQLEKFLANIRDGRFLRAKNMVSKLNKLNLPVKWEHVARIAGKGVAPGRLHVARAMLEAGYVENLKQAFARYLFDGGPAYSTGSEPPAEEAIQLICNTGGVAVLAHPWALKNPVTVIRRLKEAGLHGMEVYRSDGKLAVYSDLADVHGLLKLGGSDYHGRGGNSESELGSVNLPVVAVHDFLKLARPIWCDAIRDIFENYAEEPSDSNLARITRFGRTRILKGGSPLSCGKDLIDRCLPLWLTNEERQNADFEAIRLKLSHISINQGGIPIPVGSK; this is translated from the exons ATGGTGGGAGATGGTCACGTCCTTGGCAGCAATTCCAATTGCAGCAGCCATAACTCAAAGAAAACTAAAGAcaataagaataagaagaagaagaagaaaaagcgaGGTGGGAGCAAGAAGAAGATGACACCAGAGCAAACACTGGCGTTCAAGTCTGTGAGTGAATGGGTGTTCCTGGAtcacccttcttcttcttcttcttcgttgtcTTTTTCTGCCGCTGCTTCCTTTCTTGTGGATGACTTTGGAGTGCAGAAGAGTCTTGGCAAAGGTGGGGAGAAAATGGTGTTCGACTTGCATTCCCATTCCAAATGCAGTGATGGGTTTTTGTCCCCTACAAAGCTTGTTGAGAAAGCACATGTGAATGGG GTGAAAGTTCTTGCTCTGACAGATCATGACACAATGTCAGGCATCCCCGAAGCTCTAGAAGCTGCTCGAAGATTTGGCATCAAGATAATTCCAGGTGTTGAAATCAGTACAATATTCTCTCCAAG TGAGCAATCTGAATTAGAGGAACCGGTGCACATCCTTGCATACTATAGCAGCTGCGGACCAAAAAGGATTGAGCAGCTTGAAAAGTTCTTGGCTAATATCAGAGATGGTCGTTTTCTCCGTGCAAAGAACATGGTGTCAAAACTTAATAAACTTAATCTACCTGTTAAGTGGGAGCATGTTGCCCGGATAGCTGGCAAGGGAGTTGCTCCTGGGAGACTGCATGTGGCCCGTGCTATGCTTGAAGCAGGTTATGTGGAAAATCTGAAACAAGCTTTTGCACGATATCTTTTTGATGGTGGACCTGCTTACTCTAC GGGAAGTGAGCCTCCTGCAGAGGAAGCAATACAATTGATATGTAATACAGGGGGTGTGGCTGTGCTAGCTCATCCGTGGGCATTGAAAAATCCTGTTACTGTTATCAGGAGGCTAAAAGAGGCTGGCCTTCATGGGATGGAGGTATATAGAAGTGATGGAAAATTAGCTG TGTACAGTGACCTAGCAGATGTTCATGGTCTTTTGAAGCTTGGAGGATCAGATTATCATGGAAGAGGTGGGAATAGCGAGTCTGAACTGGGAAGTGTGAATCTTCCAGTAGTGGCTGTTCATGACTTCCTTAAGTTAGCTCGACCAATCTGGTGTGATGCCATTAGGGACATTTTTGAGAATTATGCTGAGGAGCCTTCTGATTCAAATCTAGCAAGGATTACAAGATTTGGGAGGACCCGTATTCTTAAAGGTGGCTCCCCGCTGAGTTGTGGCAAGGATTTAATTGATCGTTGCTTGCCTTTGTGGTTGACAAATGAAG